In the genome of Pseudomonas sp. B33.4, the window GCTGGCGCGTTTCGACGTCGCATTCCATCTGCGCCACAACGGCAAAACCATCCTCAGCCTGCACGAGGCCCACGATGATGCGGCCCGCGCGCGGCGTGTGGCAGCAATCTGCGGCTCGGGTTTCCTCGAACAGGCGTTGCCGATCGAGATCGAGCGCAACGGCTTGCACCTGTGGGGTTGGGTCGGTCTGCCGACCTTCAATCGCAGTCAGGCGGATTTGCAGTATTTCTTCGTGAATGGCCGGGCGGTGCGCGACAAACTGGTGGCCCACGCGGTGCGTCAGGCTTATCGCGACGTGTTGTTCAATGGTCGCCACCCGACCTTCGCGCTGTTTTTCGAGGTTGATCCGGCGGCAGTCGACGTCAACGTGCACCCGACCAAACACGAAGTGCGCTTTCGTGACGGGCGCATGGTGCATGACTTCCTTTACGGCACCTTGCACCGCGCGTTGGGCGATGTGCGTCCGGAAGATCAGCTTGCCGGTTCGGTGACCACAGCCATCGTCCGCCCAACCGGGCTTGATGCCGGTGAGTTCGGCCCACAGGGCGAGATGCGTCTGGCGGCCAATGCGCTGCTGGAGCAACCGCAGGCGCAACCGGCGTTCAATACCTCGTCCGGCGCCAGTGCCGGCGGCGCTTACCAGTATCAGTACACGCCGCGCCCGCAGTCAGGCATGCCGCCGGCCGCCGAGGCGCAAGCCGCGTATCGTGAGTTCTTCGCGCCGCTGCCTGAGGCCAATGCCAACGCATTGCCGGCCGGTCAGGAAGACATTCCGCCACTCGGTTACGCGCTGGCGCAGCTCAAGGGCATCTACATCCTGTCGGAGAATGCTCAAGGTCTGGTGCTGGTCGATATGCATGCCGCCCACGAGCGGATCATGTATGAGCGCCTGAAAATCGCCATGGCCAGCGAAGGTCTCAGTGGTCAGCCGTTGCTGGTACCGGAGTCGCTGGCGGTCAGTCAGCGCGAAGCCGATTGTGCTGAAGAGCACGCGGCATGGTTCCAGCGTCTGGGCTTCGAATTGCAGCGTCTGGGCCCGGAAACCCTGGCGATTCGTCAAATTCCGGCGTTGTTGAAGCAGGCCGAAGCGAACCGTCTGGTCGGCGACGTGCTGTCGGACCTGATGGAGTACGGCACCAGCGACCGGATTCAGGCGCACCTCAACGAATTGCTCGGCACCATGGCCTGCCACGGCGCGATTCGCGCCAACCGGCGCCTGGCCCTGCCGGAAATGAACGGCCTGCTGCGTGACATGGAAAACACCGAGCGCAGCGGTCAATGTAACCATGGCCGACCGACCTGGACCCAACTGGGCCTGGACGATCTCGACAAACTTTTCCTGCGCGGTCGTTGATGAGTCAGCTCCCTCCAGCGATTTTCCTGATGGGCCCGACCGCTGCGGGCAAGACCGACCTGGCCATCGAACTGACCAAGGTGCTGCCGTGCGAGCTGATCAGTGTCGATTCGGCACTGGTCTATCGCGGCATGGACATCGGCACTGCCAAGCCTTCGAAAGAACTGCTGGCCGAATATCCGCACCGTTTGATCGATATTCTCGATCCGGCTGAAGCTTATTCGGCTGCAGATTTCCGTCGCGATGCCCTGCAAGCCATGGCCGAGATCACCGCGCGCGGAAAAATTCCGCTGCTGGTCGGCGGCACGATGCTCTATTACAAGGCTTTGGTCGAAGGCCTGGCGGACATGCCAGCCGCCGACCCCGAAGTCCGCGCGCAGATCGAAGAAGAGGCTGCACGCCTTGGCTGGCAAGCCTTGCACGACCAACTGGCAATCATCGACCCGGTGTCAGCGGCGCGGATTCATCCGAACGATCCGCAGCGCCTGAGTCGCGCGCTGGAAGTTTATCGGGTCAGTGGTCAGAGCATGACCGAACTGCGCCAGCAACAATCTGCGCAAAGTACTGAAGCAGCCGCTTCGGGACTGCAACAATTGCCCTATACTGTCGCGAACTTGGCCATTGCCCCGGCAAATCGTCAGGTATTGCACGAGCGCATTAAACAAAGATTCACAAATATGTTGGAACAGGGGTTCATCGACGAGGTCGTAGCCCTGCGTAAAAGAAGTGACCTTCATTCGGGGTTGCCGTCTATACGTGCGGTAGGCTACCGCCAAGTCTGGGACTACCTGGATGGCAAGCTGACGTTGGCCGAAATGCAGGAGCGCGGCATCATCGCCACGCGCCAATTGGCCAAACGCCAGTTCACCTGGCTGCGCAGCTGGGAAGATATACACTGGCTGGACAGTCTTGATTGCGACAATCTGCCACGCGCCTTGAAATACCTTGGGACCATCTCCATATTGAGCTGAGTCCTTGCAATTGCCGTCTATCCTTGGGGGTGTGACGGCCAAAGCCATCTGAATTACCTATTTTTTATTATTGAATCCTTAAAGGAGTGCGGCACATGTCAAAAGGGCATTCGCTACAAGACCCTTACTTGAATACTTTACGTAAAGAGAAAGTTGGGGTTTCCATCTACCTGGTCAACGGTATCAAACTGCAAGGCACGATCGAGTCGTTCGACCAGTTCGTGATCCTGCTGAAAAACACCGTGAGCCAGATGGTTTACAAACACGCTATCTCGACAGTAGTGCCGGTTCGTCCAATTCGTCTGCCTAGCGCAACCGAATCCGAAGCAGGTGACGCTGAGCCAGGTAACGCCTGATAGGAGTCTCCTTTGTTCTTTGAGCGCCACGGTGGTGGTGAGCGAGTGATCCTCGTTCACTTGGATGGACAGGACCCTGAGGCGCGCGAAGATCCGCAGGAGTTTCAGGAATTGGCTAATTCGGCCGGCGCCGAGACCGTTGCGTTTTTTAACGTGCCGCGTCATCGGCCAACCGCCAAATACCTGATCGGCAGCGGCAAGGTCGAGGAACTGCGCGACCTGGTCAAAGCTGAAGAAGCCGATCTGGTGATTTTCAATCACATCCTCACGCCCAGTCAGGAACGTAACCTCGAACGTGTTTTCGAGTGTCGCGTGATCGACCGTACCGGCCTGATTCTCGATATTTTCGCCCAACGCGCCCGTACCCATGAAGGCAAGCTCCAGGTCGAACTGGCCCAGCTTGACCACATGAGCACGCGGCTGGTTCGCGGCTGGACTCACCTTGAGCGTCAGGGTGGTGGCATCGGCATGCGCGGTCCGGGTGAAACCCAGCTCGAAACCGACCGTCGTTTGCTGCGGGTCCGTCTGCGGCAGATCAAGGGTCGTCTGGAGAAGGTGCGCAGCCAGCGCGAGCAATCGCGACGTGGTCGCTCCCGTGCGGACATTCCTACCGTTTCTCTGGTGGGATACACCAACGCCGGCAAATCCACACTCTTCAACAACGTGACGAAATCCGATGTCTACGCGGCTGACCAATTGTTCGCCACGCTGGATCCGACCCTGCGCCGTCTCGATATTGACGACCTGGGGCCGATCGTTCTGGCGGACACGGTGGGCTTCATTCGTCACTTGCCGCACAAGCTGGTCGAAGCATTTCGGTCTACCCTCGAAGAGTCGAGCAATTCCGATCTACTGTTGCACGTGATCGATGCGGCCGAACCGGATCGCATGTTGCAGATCGAGCAGGTGATGGTAGTGCTGGGCGAGATTGGTGCCCAGGACTTGCCGATCCTCGAGGTCTATAACAAACTCGATTTGCTTGAAGGCGTTGAGCCACAAATCCAGCGCGACGAAAACGGCAAGCCCCAGCGGGTCTGGCTTTCGGCGCGTGATGGCAGTGGTCTGGAATTGCTTGAACAAGCCATTGCCGAATTACTCGGCAGTGATTTGTTTGTCGGTACCCTGCGCTTGCCGCAACGATTCGCGCGACTGCGTGCGCAGTTTTTCGAACTCGGTGCGGTGCAGAAAGAAGAGCATGACGAAGAAGGCATCAGTCTGCTGGCCGTTCGTTTGCCCCGTGTCGAGTTGAATCGACTGGTAAGCCGCGAAGGATTGCAGCCGATGGAATTCATCGAGCAACACACTTTGCAATAAAAGCCTGAAAAAGCGGTTGTGCCGCAACGGCAGGCATTCTGTAGCATTGGTCGGCGCGCCGTGGGTGCGTCTTTGCTTTATCAGATGGAGAGCGCTATGGCTTGGAATGAGCCGGGTGGCAACTCGAATAATCAGGATCCTTGGGGTGGCAAACGCCGCAATAACGGCGACCGCAAGGGGCCACCGGATCTCGACGAGGCCTTCCGAAAGCTGCAGGAAAGCCTGAACGGGTTGTTCGGTGGTGGTAAGAAACGTGGTGATGACGGCGGTGGTTCGGGCAAGAGCAGTGGCGGCTTCGGCGGTCTGCTCGGCATCGGCCTCGTCGTGCTGGCGGCTGTCTGGCTGTACAGCGCGGTTTACGTGGTCGACGAGCAGGAGCAAGCCGTGGTGCTGCGCTTCGGCAAGTACTACGAGACTGTCGGCCCGGGCCTGAACATCTACTTCCCGCCGATCGACAAGAAGTACATGGAGAACGTCACGCGTGAGCGTGCCTACACCAAACAGGGCCAGATGCTGACTGAAGACGAGAACATCGTCGAAGTGCCGCTGACCGTGCAGTACAAGATCAGCAACCTGCAGGATTTCGTGCTGAACGTTGATCAACCGGAAATCAGTCTGCAGCACGCGACCGACAGTGCCCTGCGCCACGTGGTGGGTTCCACCGCGATGGACCAGGTATTGACCGAAGGTCGTGAGTTGATGGCCAGCGAAATCAAGGAGCGTCTGCAACGCTTCCTCGATACCTATCGCACCGGTATCACCGTCACTCAGGTCAACGTACAGAGCGCAGCGGCACCGCGTGAAGTGCAGGAAGCCTTTGACGACGTGATCCGCGCCCGTGAAGACGAGCAGCGTTCGCGCAACCAGGCTGAAACCTATGCCAACGGCGTTGTGCCGGAAGCCCGTGGTCAGGCCCAGCGCATCCTTGAAGATGCCAACGGTTACCGCGACGAAACGGTATCGCGCGCCAAGGGTGAAGCGGATCGCTTTACCAAGTTGGTCGCCGAGTACCGCAAGGCACCTGAGGTTACCCGCCAGCGTCTGTACCTGGACACCATGCAGGAAGTCTTCAGCAGCACCAGCAAGGTACTCGTGACCGGCAACAAGAACGGCCAGAGCAACCTGCTCTACCTGCCGCTGGACAAAATGATTCAGAACAGTTCGGGCAGCAATGCACCGGTCACCGGTTCGGCTGCCGCCAGCAACAACACGGACGTCACGCCGCATGTCACTGACCTGCCGCAGTCGCGTACAAGGGAGACCCGCTGATGAGCAATAAATCGCTGATCGCCCTTATTGTTGGCGTCGTTGTCGTGCTGGTTGGCTGGAACTGCTTCTACATCGTCGCTCAGACCGAGCGTGCGGTGCTGCTGCAATTCGGTCGTGTGGTTCAGGCCGATGTTCAGCCGGGTCTGCATGTGAAAGTGCCTTACGTTAACCAGGTGCGTAAATTCGACGCACGTCTGATGACGCTGGATGCACCGACACAGCGTTTCCTGACCCTGGAAAAGAAAGCCGTGATGGTCGATGCCTACGCCAAGTGGCGCGTGAAAGATGCCGAGCGCTTCTACACCGCGACTTCCGGCCTCAAGCAGATCGCCGACGAGCGTCTGTCCCGTCGTCTGGAATCCGGTCTGCGTGACCAGTTCGGCAAGCGCACCCTGCACGAAGTAGTGTCGGGTGAGCGTGACGCACTGATGGCTGACATCACTGCATCGCTGAACAAGATGGCGGAAAAAGAGTTGGGTATCGAAGTTGTCGATGTCCGGGTCAAAGCCATCGATCTGCCGAAAGAAGTAAACCGCAGCGTGTTCGAACGTATGAGCACCGAGCGTGAGCGTGAAGCTCGCGAGCACCGCGCCAAGGGTAACGAACTGGCTGAAGGCATCCGTGCCG includes:
- the mutL gene encoding DNA mismatch repair endonuclease MutL, encoding MNAAARIELLSPRLANQIAAGEVVERPASVIKELLENSLDSGAKRIDVDVEQGGVKLLRVRDDGSGISADDLPLALARHATSKIRNLEDLEQVMSLGFRGEALASISSVARLTLTSRTRDADQAWQVETEGRDMAPRVQPAAHPVGTSVEVRDLFFNTPARRKFLKTEKTEFDHLQEVIKRLALARFDVAFHLRHNGKTILSLHEAHDDAARARRVAAICGSGFLEQALPIEIERNGLHLWGWVGLPTFNRSQADLQYFFVNGRAVRDKLVAHAVRQAYRDVLFNGRHPTFALFFEVDPAAVDVNVHPTKHEVRFRDGRMVHDFLYGTLHRALGDVRPEDQLAGSVTTAIVRPTGLDAGEFGPQGEMRLAANALLEQPQAQPAFNTSSGASAGGAYQYQYTPRPQSGMPPAAEAQAAYREFFAPLPEANANALPAGQEDIPPLGYALAQLKGIYILSENAQGLVLVDMHAAHERIMYERLKIAMASEGLSGQPLLVPESLAVSQREADCAEEHAAWFQRLGFELQRLGPETLAIRQIPALLKQAEANRLVGDVLSDLMEYGTSDRIQAHLNELLGTMACHGAIRANRRLALPEMNGLLRDMENTERSGQCNHGRPTWTQLGLDDLDKLFLRGR
- the miaA gene encoding tRNA (adenosine(37)-N6)-dimethylallyltransferase MiaA, whose amino-acid sequence is MSQLPPAIFLMGPTAAGKTDLAIELTKVLPCELISVDSALVYRGMDIGTAKPSKELLAEYPHRLIDILDPAEAYSAADFRRDALQAMAEITARGKIPLLVGGTMLYYKALVEGLADMPAADPEVRAQIEEEAARLGWQALHDQLAIIDPVSAARIHPNDPQRLSRALEVYRVSGQSMTELRQQQSAQSTEAAASGLQQLPYTVANLAIAPANRQVLHERIKQRFTNMLEQGFIDEVVALRKRSDLHSGLPSIRAVGYRQVWDYLDGKLTLAEMQERGIIATRQLAKRQFTWLRSWEDIHWLDSLDCDNLPRALKYLGTISILS
- the hfq gene encoding RNA chaperone Hfq; the protein is MSKGHSLQDPYLNTLRKEKVGVSIYLVNGIKLQGTIESFDQFVILLKNTVSQMVYKHAISTVVPVRPIRLPSATESEAGDAEPGNA
- the hflX gene encoding ribosome rescue GTPase HflX; translated protein: MFFERHGGGERVILVHLDGQDPEAREDPQEFQELANSAGAETVAFFNVPRHRPTAKYLIGSGKVEELRDLVKAEEADLVIFNHILTPSQERNLERVFECRVIDRTGLILDIFAQRARTHEGKLQVELAQLDHMSTRLVRGWTHLERQGGGIGMRGPGETQLETDRRLLRVRLRQIKGRLEKVRSQREQSRRGRSRADIPTVSLVGYTNAGKSTLFNNVTKSDVYAADQLFATLDPTLRRLDIDDLGPIVLADTVGFIRHLPHKLVEAFRSTLEESSNSDLLLHVIDAAEPDRMLQIEQVMVVLGEIGAQDLPILEVYNKLDLLEGVEPQIQRDENGKPQRVWLSARDGSGLELLEQAIAELLGSDLFVGTLRLPQRFARLRAQFFELGAVQKEEHDEEGISLLAVRLPRVELNRLVSREGLQPMEFIEQHTLQ
- the hflK gene encoding FtsH protease activity modulator HflK → MAWNEPGGNSNNQDPWGGKRRNNGDRKGPPDLDEAFRKLQESLNGLFGGGKKRGDDGGGSGKSSGGFGGLLGIGLVVLAAVWLYSAVYVVDEQEQAVVLRFGKYYETVGPGLNIYFPPIDKKYMENVTRERAYTKQGQMLTEDENIVEVPLTVQYKISNLQDFVLNVDQPEISLQHATDSALRHVVGSTAMDQVLTEGRELMASEIKERLQRFLDTYRTGITVTQVNVQSAAAPREVQEAFDDVIRAREDEQRSRNQAETYANGVVPEARGQAQRILEDANGYRDETVSRAKGEADRFTKLVAEYRKAPEVTRQRLYLDTMQEVFSSTSKVLVTGNKNGQSNLLYLPLDKMIQNSSGSNAPVTGSAAASNNTDVTPHVTDLPQSRTRETR
- the hflC gene encoding protease modulator HflC, which gives rise to MSNKSLIALIVGVVVVLVGWNCFYIVAQTERAVLLQFGRVVQADVQPGLHVKVPYVNQVRKFDARLMTLDAPTQRFLTLEKKAVMVDAYAKWRVKDAERFYTATSGLKQIADERLSRRLESGLRDQFGKRTLHEVVSGERDALMADITASLNKMAEKELGIEVVDVRVKAIDLPKEVNRSVFERMSTEREREAREHRAKGNELAEGIRADADRQRRVLLAEAYRESEEVRGDGDAQAAAIYSKAYGQDQEFYGFYRSLRAYRESFANKSDVLVLDPSSDFFRYLEKAKP